One part of the Streptomyces lydicus genome encodes these proteins:
- a CDS encoding WXG100 family type VII secretion target, with protein sequence MSERRNPEALHEAAAGWREMGKHLDGMVRELDRHVGTAAAANWQGPAGEAFAADWHRLKRSVDDSLPAFELAAADLETAAAAPPDDHNDEDHGAPPVNNSANGGQSSSGPEVAYGFMALGQLANGLGGAFGKRGGRGGGQSSVPVVRHTWETSTAAQGPDPFGPGQSGATATRGGEGIAKGVRTQPAGPEAGPGDERDPKATAEQPAKAGKPAEAGKPAEAGESAEQSADPATPDTRRHGAFG encoded by the coding sequence GTGAGCGAGCGACGCAATCCCGAGGCACTGCACGAAGCGGCGGCCGGCTGGCGGGAGATGGGCAAGCACCTGGACGGCATGGTCCGCGAGCTGGACCGGCATGTCGGCACCGCCGCGGCGGCCAACTGGCAGGGCCCGGCGGGCGAGGCGTTCGCCGCGGACTGGCACCGCCTCAAGCGGTCCGTCGACGACTCGCTGCCGGCGTTCGAACTGGCCGCCGCGGATCTGGAGACCGCCGCGGCCGCGCCCCCCGACGACCACAATGACGAGGACCACGGCGCCCCGCCGGTGAACAACTCCGCGAACGGCGGGCAGTCCTCCTCCGGCCCCGAGGTCGCCTACGGCTTCATGGCGCTCGGCCAGCTCGCCAACGGCCTGGGCGGCGCGTTCGGCAAGCGCGGCGGGCGGGGCGGCGGCCAGAGCTCCGTGCCGGTCGTACGGCACACGTGGGAGACCTCGACGGCCGCGCAGGGCCCGGACCCCTTCGGGCCGGGGCAGAGCGGCGCGACCGCGACGCGCGGCGGCGAGGGCATCGCCAAGGGCGTACGGACCCAGCCGGCCGGTCCGGAGGCGGGACCGGGCGACGAGCGGGACCCGAAGGCCACGGCGGAGCAGCCCGCGAAGGCGGGGAAGCCGGCAGAGGCGGGAAAGCCGGCGGAGGCGGGGGAGTCGGCGGAGCAGTCCGCCGACCCGGCCACCCCCGACACCCGCCGGCACGGCGCCTTCGGCTGA
- a CDS encoding ATP-binding protein: MSAAAGGNARAAGYAPHPYVGGRAAALRALAAWRMRWPGAPRVIVLTGNPGSGRSRLLTGFLMMCDPEYRKQLPLDDLDPATVPPDLPAPAVPSPAGRTAAQLLWLLADHFELAAGRDEDVFTELAAREEPVTVVVPDVDEAGPVRAAGEAARVVREVLTPLAATETVQLLADVSRELAAELAGALPAGEVKVIDLDAPEWADPKGLVLHAETALDAAAGAPELPYTTDPAARRALAEALAARAAGSRLTVQLAVQSVLMQPEGFDPADASQLPTSVGEALDLHARRLGADPQTLRLILAPLAFAEGEGLPVQLLGTLASAVAGRDMSQDLADGMLLAAPFVQPVESSSDDDEDGTGEGAEAAAGDGRTLLRLMHPALAEEIRSGLPDVRDAQTRIAMALLEAVPQQDWAQADPYIRDHLAAHTLEAGLLPQLLTDPGLFAHADPVTLRAAIEAVPLEQLGAPARTYLRTAPLLTRSQAPATLRAAFLESAFVEDGLAPYAEALHTRGFRLPWRTLWSVPLAGVRAVTTGSVAVTGEDGTATSRPVAAFLVPEGTPGSRTLPDGASAPQDGAASADGTAAEEGAVNGEGEAPAGGRTALLLHDLRAPEYVDADPAQVVQPSEEDRAAAPLGFSRGADYLRVWARTDRRMVAALVSDSPVTGVDLSPDGVLVVATERGVTARQILVSAPAAPSVPAQRTGTADADASHGLEGDHS; the protein is encoded by the coding sequence ATGAGCGCCGCAGCTGGAGGAAACGCCCGAGCGGCCGGATACGCACCGCATCCGTACGTCGGCGGCCGCGCCGCCGCACTGCGCGCACTGGCGGCCTGGCGCATGCGGTGGCCCGGCGCCCCGCGGGTCATCGTGCTCACCGGAAACCCGGGCAGCGGGCGCTCGCGCCTGCTCACCGGCTTCCTGATGATGTGCGATCCCGAGTACCGCAAGCAGCTGCCGCTGGACGATCTCGACCCGGCGACCGTGCCCCCGGATCTGCCGGCACCCGCGGTGCCGAGTCCGGCCGGGCGCACCGCGGCGCAGCTGCTGTGGCTGCTCGCCGATCACTTCGAGCTGGCGGCCGGCCGCGACGAGGACGTCTTCACCGAACTCGCCGCTCGTGAAGAGCCGGTGACGGTCGTGGTGCCCGACGTCGACGAGGCCGGTCCGGTACGTGCCGCCGGGGAGGCGGCCCGCGTCGTGCGGGAGGTGCTCACGCCGCTCGCGGCCACCGAAACGGTTCAGCTGCTCGCCGACGTGTCGCGCGAGCTGGCCGCTGAACTGGCCGGGGCGCTGCCCGCCGGCGAGGTCAAGGTCATCGATCTGGACGCGCCCGAGTGGGCCGACCCCAAGGGCCTGGTGCTGCACGCCGAAACCGCGCTCGACGCCGCCGCCGGGGCGCCGGAGCTCCCGTACACCACCGACCCGGCGGCCCGCCGGGCGCTCGCCGAGGCGCTGGCCGCGCGCGCCGCGGGCAGCCGGCTGACGGTCCAACTCGCCGTGCAGTCAGTGCTCATGCAGCCCGAGGGCTTCGATCCGGCGGACGCCTCGCAGCTGCCCACGAGCGTCGGCGAGGCGCTCGACCTGCACGCCCGCCGGCTGGGCGCCGATCCGCAGACCCTCCGCCTGATACTGGCGCCGCTCGCGTTCGCCGAGGGCGAGGGGCTCCCGGTCCAGCTGCTGGGGACGCTGGCGAGCGCCGTCGCCGGGCGCGACATGAGCCAGGACCTCGCCGACGGCATGCTGCTGGCGGCCCCGTTCGTCCAGCCGGTGGAGTCGTCGTCCGATGACGACGAGGACGGGACCGGGGAGGGCGCGGAGGCCGCCGCCGGTGACGGCCGCACGCTGCTGCGCCTGATGCACCCCGCCCTCGCCGAGGAGATCCGCTCCGGTCTCCCCGACGTCCGGGACGCCCAGACCAGGATCGCCATGGCGCTGCTGGAGGCGGTGCCGCAGCAGGACTGGGCGCAGGCCGATCCCTACATCCGCGACCACCTCGCGGCGCACACCCTCGAAGCCGGTCTGCTGCCCCAACTCCTCACCGACCCGGGCCTGTTCGCCCACGCCGATCCGGTGACGCTGCGGGCCGCGATCGAGGCCGTACCCCTGGAGCAGCTGGGCGCACCGGCCCGTACGTATCTGCGCACCGCTCCGCTGCTCACCCGGTCCCAGGCGCCGGCGACCCTGCGGGCGGCCTTCCTGGAGTCCGCGTTCGTCGAGGACGGGCTGGCGCCGTACGCGGAGGCGCTGCACACGCGCGGCTTCCGCCTCCCCTGGCGGACGCTGTGGAGCGTGCCGCTGGCCGGTGTCCGCGCGGTCACGACCGGATCGGTGGCCGTGACCGGCGAGGACGGCACGGCAACGTCCCGTCCCGTCGCCGCGTTCCTCGTCCCGGAGGGCACTCCCGGCTCCCGTACGCTGCCGGACGGCGCGTCGGCACCACAGGACGGGGCCGCGTCCGCGGACGGAACGGCCGCCGAGGAGGGCGCCGTGAACGGGGAGGGCGAGGCGCCCGCGGGTGGCCGTACGGCCCTCCTCCTCCACGACCTGCGCGCCCCCGAGTACGTCGACGCCGACCCCGCGCAGGTCGTGCAGCCCTCGGAGGAGGACCGGGCGGCGGCGCCCCTCGGCTTCAGCCGCGGCGCCGACTATCTGCGGGTCTGGGCACGCACCGACCGGAGGATGGTGGCCGCGCTGGTCTCCGACTCCCCGGTCACCGGCGTCGATCTCTCGCCGGACGGGGTGCTGGTCGTCGCCACCGAACGCGGTGTGACCGCCCGTCAGATCCTCGTGTCCGCGCCCGCCGCCCCCTCCGTGCCGGCCCAGCGCACCGGCACCGCTGACGCCGACGCTTCCCACGGCCTCGAAGGAGACCACTCGTGA
- a CDS encoding SUKH-4 family immunity protein: MITQAQAHATAARWLNPEGHQGPPREVAMQEFDLGWVVWAVPPPPEVDPETGQRRPPAEIGTACGVVDRASGELTVWPSVPVDEVVRMYQQKHGGGAPAAPAEPARPPVTGPGNTAVATYDDPATGEETNLVKVSAPGRPPVEYQLHDELRRLGVDPAGVRAFHTDLRPALLPGGYPGDFVLRAFPNAAFSCTEGYGMRPEERAEGVAGLLRHVEMMHRMAGQQPPPQPHRLPVPDRVEAAPQLRDVALGKHLVEVFGPEGVRRPDADDLVATQLPEATRNTMVWGGLPATVPYFFTSDRPDSPPPGGMFTDMATHLREAGTRAEEQTLETLAGYVRLGTDGLYAVAVQCTAPENNQNLVGTVWAVQPSSGGGRFVNRTLSAYLRSLALLATTRRQMEGMDPYAAGTAVAAFQEEIAAIDSWALDDTGNWWSLVIEQMWHGLF, translated from the coding sequence GTGATCACCCAGGCGCAGGCACACGCCACCGCCGCCCGCTGGCTCAACCCGGAAGGGCATCAGGGCCCGCCGCGTGAGGTGGCCATGCAGGAGTTCGACCTCGGCTGGGTGGTGTGGGCCGTACCGCCGCCCCCGGAGGTCGACCCGGAGACCGGGCAGCGCCGCCCGCCCGCCGAGATCGGCACCGCGTGCGGTGTCGTGGACCGGGCCTCGGGCGAGCTGACGGTCTGGCCGTCCGTACCGGTCGACGAGGTCGTGCGGATGTACCAGCAGAAGCACGGCGGCGGGGCGCCCGCGGCGCCGGCAGAGCCGGCCCGGCCGCCGGTCACCGGTCCCGGCAACACGGCCGTGGCGACCTACGACGACCCGGCGACCGGCGAGGAGACCAACCTCGTCAAGGTCTCCGCCCCCGGCCGGCCGCCCGTCGAGTACCAGCTCCACGACGAGCTGCGGCGGCTGGGCGTCGACCCGGCGGGCGTCCGCGCCTTCCACACCGACCTGCGGCCGGCCCTGCTGCCCGGCGGCTACCCCGGCGACTTCGTCCTCCGCGCGTTCCCCAACGCCGCGTTCTCCTGCACCGAGGGCTACGGCATGCGGCCCGAGGAGCGCGCCGAGGGCGTCGCCGGGCTGCTGCGGCACGTCGAGATGATGCACCGGATGGCGGGTCAGCAGCCGCCGCCGCAGCCGCACCGGCTGCCGGTGCCGGACCGTGTCGAGGCCGCGCCGCAGCTGCGTGACGTGGCGCTCGGCAAGCACCTCGTCGAGGTCTTCGGCCCGGAGGGCGTACGCCGTCCCGACGCCGACGACCTGGTCGCGACCCAGCTGCCCGAGGCCACCAGGAACACCATGGTCTGGGGCGGACTGCCGGCCACCGTCCCGTACTTCTTCACCTCGGACCGTCCCGACAGCCCGCCGCCCGGTGGGATGTTCACGGACATGGCGACCCATCTGCGCGAGGCCGGCACCCGCGCCGAAGAGCAGACGCTGGAAACCCTCGCCGGGTACGTCCGCCTGGGCACGGACGGCCTCTACGCCGTCGCCGTCCAGTGCACCGCCCCGGAGAACAACCAGAACCTGGTCGGCACCGTCTGGGCCGTGCAGCCCTCCTCGGGCGGCGGCCGCTTCGTCAACCGCACCCTCTCCGCCTACCTGCGCTCGCTCGCCCTGCTGGCCACCACGCGCCGGCAGATGGAGGGCATGGACCCGTACGCGGCCGGAACCGCGGTCGCCGCCTTCCAGGAAGAGATCGCCGCGATCGACTCCTGGGCACTGGACGACACCGGCAACTGGTGGTCCCTGGTGATCGAGCAGATGTGGCACGGCTTGTTCTGA
- a CDS encoding lysoplasmalogenase: MGEPGNEERDVHGDREEGDGRAPHDEQDERDEHDERDEHEEREKHDERDERDKRGEHGERLRGEEGDAAGEFEELDELEEETPNRVGLTPRQARRIRIVLASVLMAAMAVVLVVRLASRTSVLVVGVYGAALVLCGVVIELSRHGRTRLGTWLLGIGLAAALASDWLLLP, translated from the coding sequence ATGGGTGAACCCGGCAATGAAGAGCGTGACGTGCACGGTGATCGTGAAGAGGGCGACGGTCGCGCGCCGCACGATGAGCAAGACGAACGTGACGAGCACGATGAACGTGACGAGCACGAGGAACGTGAAAAGCACGACGAGCGCGATGAACGTGACAAGCGCGGCGAGCACGGCGAACGTCTGAGGGGCGAAGAGGGCGACGCGGCAGGCGAGTTCGAGGAGCTTGACGAGCTGGAGGAGGAAACTCCGAACCGGGTGGGACTGACTCCTCGTCAGGCCCGGCGGATACGTATCGTCCTGGCCTCGGTGCTGATGGCCGCGATGGCGGTGGTGCTCGTGGTGCGCCTGGCGTCGCGTACGTCGGTGCTCGTGGTCGGGGTGTACGGCGCGGCGCTGGTGCTCTGCGGTGTGGTGATCGAGCTCAGTCGGCACGGACGCACCCGGCTCGGCACCTGGTTGCTCGGCATCGGTCTCGCGGCCGCGCTGGCCTCGGACTGGCTGCTGTTGCCCTGA